One genomic region from Myxococcota bacterium encodes:
- a CDS encoding nitrilase-related carbon-nitrogen hydrolase, with protein sequence PGSELALAKTDACTLGLSVCYDVRFPELYRQLSERGAEVLLVPSAFTVPTGRDHWEVLLRARAIENQCYVVASAQFGDHNPSRRSFGRSLIADPWGTLLCVVPDGEGIGLAELDFARQAEIRRRLPALRHRRL encoded by the coding sequence GCCGGGCAGCGAGCTCGCGCTGGCCAAGACCGACGCCTGCACGCTCGGTCTCTCGGTCTGCTACGACGTGCGCTTCCCGGAGCTCTACCGGCAGCTCAGCGAGCGCGGCGCCGAGGTGCTGCTCGTGCCCTCGGCCTTCACGGTGCCGACCGGGCGCGACCACTGGGAGGTGCTGCTGCGCGCGCGCGCGATCGAGAACCAGTGCTACGTGGTGGCGTCGGCGCAGTTCGGCGACCACAACCCGAGCCGCCGCTCCTTCGGCCGGTCGTTGATCGCCGACCCCTGGGGCACCCTGCTCTGCGTCGTGCCCGACGGCGAGGGCATCGGGCTGGCCGAGCTCGACTTCGCCCGCCAGGCGGAGATCCGCCGGCGCCTGCCCGCTCTTAGACACCGCCGTCTCTGA
- a CDS encoding FHA domain-containing protein, which produces MPIPTAMPKAALIVRMSGQPDEVFEISKPETLIGRAPTCDLQIPDDSMSREHAVVLCDGETANLEDLQSTNGVKVNGKRVRTAELAHGDEIEIGQTHMVFTFR; this is translated from the coding sequence TTGCCGATTCCGACCGCGATGCCCAAGGCCGCGCTCATCGTGCGCATGTCCGGACAGCCGGACGAGGTGTTCGAGATCAGCAAGCCCGAGACGCTGATCGGCCGCGCGCCCACCTGCGACCTGCAGATCCCGGACGACAGCATGAGCCGCGAGCACGCGGTGGTGCTGTGCGATGGCGAGACCGCCAACCTCGAGGACCTGCAGAGCACCAACGGCGTGAAGGTCAACGGCAAGCGCGTGCGCACCGCCGAGCTCGCCCACGGCGACGAGATCGAGATCGGCCAGACGCACATGGTCTTCACCTTCCGCTGA